From a region of the Hyalangium ruber genome:
- a CDS encoding polysaccharide biosynthesis/export family protein: MSKTRARFWAVVGVLLLAGCAHKPVAKVDNSDQPYRIGREDVLDVAVWRDGDLSRTLPVRPDGYISMPMTGDVLAAGKTPTELAEEIKERLKPYVQEPRVTVIVREVNSTRIFVTGEVTNPGAYPLRGRVSLVQAIALAGGFTDFANANRIVVIRNDGNGGQIPVRYSDLISPDGGQDVVLRPGDTIVVP, translated from the coding sequence ATGAGCAAGACGCGGGCGAGGTTCTGGGCGGTGGTGGGCGTGCTGCTCCTGGCGGGGTGTGCTCACAAGCCGGTGGCGAAGGTGGACAACTCGGATCAGCCGTATCGGATTGGTCGCGAGGACGTGCTGGATGTCGCGGTGTGGCGGGATGGAGACCTGTCTCGCACCCTGCCGGTGCGCCCCGACGGCTACATCTCCATGCCGATGACGGGCGACGTGCTGGCCGCGGGCAAGACGCCCACGGAGCTGGCCGAGGAGATCAAGGAGCGCCTCAAGCCGTACGTTCAGGAGCCGCGCGTGACGGTCATCGTCCGCGAGGTGAACAGCACGCGGATCTTCGTCACCGGTGAGGTGACCAATCCGGGCGCCTATCCGCTGCGAGGGCGCGTCTCGCTGGTGCAGGCCATCGCGCTGGCGGGCGGCTTCACGGACTTCGCCAACGCCAACCGCATCGTCGTCATCCGCAATGACGGCAACGGTGGGCAGATCCCCGTGCGCTACAGCGATCTCATCTCGCCGGATGGGGGCCAGGACGTCGTGCTGCGCCCGGGCGACACCATCGTCGTGCCGTGA
- the treZ gene encoding malto-oligosyltrehalose trehalohydrolase, translating to MASTTHFQLTLGAQPLADGRSHFRVWAPRRRTVDVCLHEPGGLRYLPLERTAGGYFEGTHPVPAGALYKYRLDGGDTFPDPCSRFQPEGPHGPSRVIDPGRYAWADKDWRGLSSMKGQVFYELHLGTFTPEGTYAAAAAKLPLLKELGITVLELMPLHTFPGRYNWGYDGTTLFAPCAVYGEPDDLRRLVDAAHRLGLGIILDVVYNHLGPDGNYLAQYSQGYFNPKYPNEWGDPTNFDDGEAAGPSRDFFAQNACLWIAEYHFDGLRLDATQSLYDASPTNIVKELVEKTRAAAGRRKILLIAENEPQDVRMVTPPERGGNGADGLWVDDFHHTARVAAVGRSEAYLMDYCGSAQELLSCALRNSLYQGQYYQWQKKRRGSPLLRTPPEQVVFYLQNHDQLANMLRGQRLHQIAGAARARALTTLLLLLPQTPMLFMGQEFFASSPFLYFVDHKSELQKLVQKGRNDFLCQFPSACQALQQEGYEAPIGEEAFRASKLNWSEWDAHSEARALHADLLRLRREDPVFAAQEPSKLAGAVLGPHALVLRYFGSGQGGDRLLLFNLGTGLDLEPCPEPLLAPEPGKIWRLLLSSEHSRYGGMGTPALPGEGRVRIPGQTALVLTSTEEKTA from the coding sequence TTGGCTTCCACGACACACTTCCAACTCACCCTGGGCGCCCAACCTCTCGCGGATGGGCGCAGCCACTTTCGAGTCTGGGCCCCTCGGCGCCGCACCGTAGACGTCTGCCTGCATGAGCCGGGAGGGCTGCGCTACCTGCCTCTCGAACGAACCGCGGGCGGTTACTTCGAGGGCACGCACCCCGTCCCCGCGGGAGCGCTCTACAAGTACCGGCTGGATGGGGGCGACACCTTCCCGGATCCCTGCTCGCGCTTCCAACCGGAGGGACCTCATGGGCCCTCGCGCGTCATCGATCCCGGGCGCTACGCCTGGGCGGACAAGGACTGGCGTGGCCTGTCCTCGATGAAGGGCCAGGTCTTCTACGAGCTGCACCTGGGCACCTTCACGCCGGAGGGGACCTACGCGGCCGCCGCGGCGAAGCTGCCCCTGCTCAAGGAGCTGGGCATCACCGTGCTGGAGCTGATGCCCCTGCACACCTTCCCCGGCCGCTACAACTGGGGCTACGACGGGACGACGCTCTTCGCCCCGTGCGCGGTGTACGGCGAGCCGGATGATCTGCGGCGCCTGGTGGACGCGGCCCACCGGCTGGGGCTCGGCATCATCCTGGACGTCGTCTACAACCACCTGGGCCCGGACGGGAACTACCTGGCCCAGTACTCCCAGGGCTACTTCAACCCGAAGTACCCCAACGAATGGGGCGACCCCACCAACTTCGATGATGGCGAGGCGGCGGGGCCCTCGCGGGACTTCTTCGCCCAGAACGCCTGTCTCTGGATCGCCGAGTACCACTTCGACGGGCTGCGGCTGGACGCGACGCAGAGCCTCTACGACGCGTCGCCCACGAACATCGTGAAGGAGCTTGTGGAGAAGACCCGCGCGGCGGCCGGGCGCCGGAAGATCCTCCTCATCGCCGAGAACGAACCGCAAGACGTGCGCATGGTCACCCCGCCCGAGCGAGGCGGCAACGGAGCCGACGGGCTGTGGGTGGACGACTTCCACCACACGGCGCGGGTGGCGGCGGTGGGCCGCTCCGAGGCGTACCTGATGGACTACTGCGGCAGTGCGCAGGAGTTGCTGTCCTGCGCGCTGCGCAACTCGCTGTACCAAGGGCAGTATTACCAGTGGCAAAAGAAGCGCCGGGGCTCGCCGCTGCTGCGCACGCCGCCCGAGCAGGTCGTCTTCTACCTGCAGAACCACGATCAGCTCGCCAACATGCTCCGGGGCCAGCGGCTCCATCAGATTGCCGGGGCGGCCCGAGCGCGCGCGTTGACGACGCTGCTCCTGCTACTGCCTCAGACGCCCATGCTCTTCATGGGGCAGGAGTTCTTCGCCTCCTCCCCCTTCCTCTACTTCGTGGACCACAAGTCGGAGCTGCAGAAGCTCGTCCAGAAGGGTCGCAACGACTTCCTTTGCCAGTTCCCGAGCGCCTGTCAGGCGCTCCAGCAGGAGGGCTACGAGGCGCCCATCGGGGAAGAGGCCTTCCGCGCCTCCAAGCTGAACTGGTCCGAGTGGGATGCGCATTCGGAAGCCCGGGCGCTGCACGCGGATCTGCTGCGGCTGCGCCGGGAGGATCCGGTGTTCGCGGCGCAGGAGCCGAGCAAGCTCGCTGGGGCGGTGCTCGGCCCGCACGCCCTGGTGCTGCGCTACTTCGGCAGCGGGCAGGGGGGCGACCGCCTGCTGCTCTTCAACCTGGGCACGGGGTTGGACTTGGAGCCCTGCCCGGAACCCCTGCTGGCACCAGAGCCGGGAAAGATCTGGCGGCTCCTGCTGTCTTCAGAGCACTCCCGCTACGGCGGTATGGGCACACCCGCACTTCCCGGTGAGGGGCGGGTGCGCATTCCCGGACAGACAGCCCTCGTACTCACGAGCACCGAGGAGAAGACAGCGTGA
- a CDS encoding amylo-alpha-1,6-glucosidase: protein MTSVVDPSPTLPRLGFEWPGGPEFSEVIGREWLVTNGRGGYASGTVAGCNTRRYHGLFIPSLPKRGRTVLLARLVEEARVAGQTYLLGAEEHADGQSHQDGVAVLRSFSLDGLIPSWEYELGPARLRRKLMMVHGENTLFVMWEHLSGPEVSLRLRPFPVVRPHDLPIPQESLEPIVRIQGTRLEIQASSDAPPMRMRVHSACAAPFVGLSQTSQAQLYRTERARGYDHTEIQHSPGYFECTVGPEQTLALGVTTDDWWLLDRDVAQTFALERERERKLLNRAPEEAHWGVPARLVLAADQFIIDPTRPADDAWARSIGQDARSVIAGYHWFTDWGRDTMISHEGLALCTGRYREAAAILRTFQHYVKNGLIPNYFPDGENEGVYHTADATMWFFHAVDRYLETTGDEELLRDMFPTLASIVEHHQKGTRFNIGVDPADGLLRQGQEGYQLTWMDAKVDGWVVTPRRGKAVEINALWFNALRLMATWAERLGKDPNPYMGAAERVYGSFNKRFWNPATHCLFDVVDGENGRDDPAIRPNQVFAISLRYPVLRRERWEAVVEVVRRDLLTPVGLRSLAPGQQDYKANYDGDLRARDAAYHQGTVWGWLIGHYIDATLKVNPDIKAARALLQGLEHHLEHAGVGQISEIFDATEPYRPRGCIAQAWSVAEALRVFLKTHVT, encoded by the coding sequence GTGACCTCAGTCGTGGATCCTTCCCCTACCCTGCCCCGCCTGGGCTTCGAGTGGCCTGGTGGCCCGGAGTTCTCCGAAGTCATCGGCCGGGAATGGCTGGTGACCAACGGGCGCGGGGGCTACGCCTCCGGCACCGTGGCCGGCTGCAACACCCGCCGCTACCACGGCCTCTTCATCCCGAGCCTTCCGAAGCGCGGGCGCACCGTGCTGCTCGCCCGTCTGGTGGAAGAGGCCCGCGTGGCCGGCCAGACATACCTGCTGGGCGCCGAGGAGCACGCTGACGGCCAGAGCCACCAGGACGGCGTGGCGGTGCTGCGGAGCTTCTCCCTGGACGGGTTGATCCCCAGCTGGGAATACGAGCTGGGCCCCGCGCGGCTGCGCCGCAAGCTGATGATGGTGCATGGGGAGAACACGCTCTTCGTGATGTGGGAGCACCTGTCGGGGCCGGAGGTCAGCCTGCGCCTGCGCCCCTTCCCCGTGGTGCGCCCGCATGATCTGCCCATTCCCCAGGAGTCCCTCGAGCCCATCGTCCGAATCCAGGGCACGCGGCTGGAGATCCAGGCCTCGTCCGACGCGCCGCCAATGCGGATGCGCGTCCACTCGGCCTGCGCCGCGCCCTTCGTGGGCCTGAGCCAGACGTCGCAGGCGCAGCTCTACCGCACGGAGCGGGCGCGCGGGTACGACCACACCGAGATCCAGCACAGCCCCGGCTACTTCGAGTGTACGGTGGGGCCCGAGCAGACCCTGGCGCTGGGCGTGACGACCGACGACTGGTGGCTGCTGGATCGGGATGTCGCGCAGACCTTCGCGCTGGAGCGGGAGCGCGAGCGCAAGCTGCTCAACCGCGCGCCGGAGGAGGCGCACTGGGGAGTGCCGGCGCGGCTGGTGCTGGCGGCCGACCAGTTCATCATCGACCCGACGCGCCCCGCGGACGACGCCTGGGCGCGCTCCATCGGACAGGACGCGCGCAGCGTCATCGCCGGCTACCACTGGTTCACGGACTGGGGCCGGGACACGATGATCTCCCACGAGGGCCTGGCGCTGTGTACCGGGCGCTACCGGGAGGCGGCGGCCATCCTGCGCACCTTCCAGCACTACGTGAAGAACGGGCTCATCCCCAACTACTTCCCGGACGGGGAGAACGAGGGCGTGTACCACACGGCCGACGCCACCATGTGGTTCTTCCACGCGGTGGACCGGTACCTGGAGACGACGGGTGACGAGGAGCTGCTGCGGGACATGTTCCCCACGCTGGCGAGCATCGTGGAGCACCACCAGAAGGGCACACGCTTCAACATCGGCGTGGATCCGGCGGATGGGCTGCTGCGTCAGGGCCAGGAGGGCTACCAGCTCACCTGGATGGACGCCAAGGTGGACGGCTGGGTGGTGACGCCCCGGCGCGGCAAGGCGGTGGAGATCAACGCGCTGTGGTTCAACGCGCTGCGGCTGATGGCCACCTGGGCCGAGCGGCTGGGCAAGGATCCGAACCCGTACATGGGAGCCGCCGAGCGGGTGTACGGCAGCTTCAACAAGCGCTTCTGGAACCCAGCCACCCACTGCCTGTTCGACGTGGTGGATGGAGAGAACGGGCGAGACGATCCGGCCATCCGGCCCAACCAGGTCTTCGCCATCTCGCTGCGCTACCCGGTGCTGCGGCGGGAGCGGTGGGAGGCGGTGGTGGAGGTGGTGCGCCGGGATCTGCTGACGCCGGTGGGCCTGCGCAGCCTGGCGCCGGGGCAGCAGGACTACAAAGCCAACTATGATGGAGACCTGAGGGCGCGCGACGCGGCGTACCACCAGGGCACGGTGTGGGGCTGGCTGATCGGGCACTACATCGACGCGACGCTGAAGGTGAACCCGGACATCAAGGCGGCGCGCGCGCTGCTGCAGGGCCTGGAGCACCACCTGGAGCACGCGGGCGTGGGGCAGATCAGCGAGATCTTCGACGCCACCGAGCCCTACCGGCCGCGCGGCTGCATCGCCCAGGCGTGGAGCGTGGCGGAGGCGCTGCGCGTCTTCCTGAAGACCCACGTCACCTGA
- a CDS encoding EVE domain-containing protein: MAKTQYWLIKSEPSVYPYSQLEKDRKTEWTGVRSFEARNNLRAMKPGDLCLYYHSNVGKAVVGVAQVLTAPGEDPTAPGEDWAAVSVGPVVAFQQPVELGTIKKTPALKDFQLLTRSRLSVASVTAEQFKLVLKMGKTALPK; the protein is encoded by the coding sequence ATGGCGAAGACCCAGTACTGGCTGATCAAGAGCGAGCCCTCCGTCTATCCGTACTCCCAGCTCGAGAAGGATCGGAAGACGGAGTGGACGGGGGTGCGCAGCTTCGAGGCGCGCAACAACCTCCGGGCCATGAAGCCCGGAGACCTGTGCCTCTACTACCACTCGAACGTGGGCAAGGCCGTGGTGGGCGTGGCCCAGGTGCTCACCGCGCCGGGAGAGGACCCCACCGCGCCGGGAGAGGACTGGGCCGCGGTGAGCGTGGGGCCCGTGGTCGCCTTCCAGCAGCCCGTGGAGCTCGGGACGATCAAGAAGACCCCCGCGCTGAAGGACTTCCAGCTGCTCACCCGCAGCCGGCTCAGCGTGGCGTCCGTCACCGCCGAGCAATTCAAGCTCGTGCTCAAGATGGGGAAGACGGCGCTGCCGAAGTAG
- a CDS encoding RNA polymerase sigma factor has product MNETSIGTRASAVLDFDALVEGQQAALLGLARRLIWDPEEARDLVQSSLADAYEKRHTLRDPQAGPAWLRRILVSRAMSLLRRRRVWHVLREVLDLGPEPPPSPEESFAGAERWRALGRELRKLPPQQAAAFSLRYLEGLDLDAVAEAMGIGRGTVRVHLHRALQKLKAVDALVMKGEMP; this is encoded by the coding sequence ATGAACGAGACGTCAATCGGGACACGCGCTAGCGCCGTGCTCGACTTCGACGCGCTCGTCGAGGGCCAGCAGGCAGCGCTCCTGGGCCTCGCTCGGCGGCTCATCTGGGATCCGGAGGAGGCGAGGGACCTCGTCCAGTCCTCTCTCGCGGATGCCTACGAGAAGCGCCACACCCTGCGAGATCCCCAGGCGGGGCCTGCCTGGCTGCGGCGCATCCTCGTGTCCCGGGCCATGAGCCTGCTGCGTCGCCGGCGGGTGTGGCATGTGTTGCGCGAGGTGTTGGACCTGGGCCCCGAGCCTCCGCCCTCGCCGGAGGAGTCCTTCGCCGGGGCCGAGCGCTGGCGGGCCCTGGGGCGCGAACTGCGGAAGCTCCCCCCGCAGCAGGCTGCTGCCTTCTCCCTCCGCTACCTGGAGGGGCTCGACCTCGACGCCGTCGCCGAGGCCATGGGCATCGGGCGGGGGACCGTTCGCGTCCACCTCCACCGGGCGCTCCAGAAGCTCAAGGCTGTCGATGCGCTGGTGATGAAAGGAGAAATGCCATGA
- a CDS encoding serine/threonine-protein kinase has protein sequence MDLPSACELHPASLPAGTRVGHWRILDWRGRGTSGAVYRAVRADLPHGEPVALKLALTPLDPRFSREVTLLSRLKHPHVPAVLAHGRWEHEGRLYPYLVMQWVEGSPLYDWAATHNPTSRQAMRVLAQVARALQATHAVGGVHRDVKGDNLLVRADGQACLMDFGSGHYAGASLLTFEPLPPGTPTYRSPEAWRFSIESSHLRTAHYPANPADDLFALGVTAYRLVTEEYPPTTDPGEHSARLWYLDSAGPRAPWRLNPRVDPQLSTLILRMLAVRPAFRGTARELAGLLEQEAESAGPQADQPLFAGQPSPPVPPTQRESETLVWAAAAPEQHEPPAPGLVWLPWLGAGIAIVLLLVLCLWWQALAPRLEDRPAIAYPSERPGLAGELEDGGTVELAPAALTAPIKEFSIPRDWPGLTLDIPRGPLPGQRRPDMTGKCRRQREIAINGGCWVELANEKPPCEEDGYAWGGACYYPVVDSPRQPLSDNPAPLHGEH, from the coding sequence ATGGACCTTCCGAGCGCATGCGAGCTGCATCCGGCGTCTCTTCCCGCGGGCACGCGGGTGGGCCACTGGCGCATTCTCGACTGGCGCGGCCGGGGCACTTCCGGCGCCGTCTACCGCGCAGTCCGCGCGGATCTGCCTCACGGCGAGCCCGTCGCTCTGAAGCTGGCTCTCACCCCGCTGGATCCTCGCTTCTCGCGCGAGGTAACCCTTCTGTCGCGTCTCAAACACCCCCACGTGCCGGCAGTGCTGGCGCATGGCCGGTGGGAACACGAGGGGCGCCTCTACCCTTACCTCGTCATGCAGTGGGTGGAGGGCTCGCCCCTCTACGATTGGGCCGCCACGCATAACCCCACCTCGCGCCAGGCCATGCGGGTGCTGGCCCAGGTGGCGCGAGCGCTCCAGGCCACCCATGCGGTGGGGGGCGTTCACCGGGATGTGAAGGGAGACAACCTGCTGGTGCGGGCCGATGGCCAGGCCTGTCTCATGGACTTCGGCTCGGGTCACTACGCGGGGGCCTCGCTGCTCACCTTCGAGCCGCTGCCGCCGGGCACTCCGACCTACCGCAGCCCTGAAGCGTGGCGATTCTCCATCGAGTCCAGCCACCTGCGCACCGCGCACTACCCGGCCAACCCGGCGGATGATCTGTTCGCCCTGGGCGTCACCGCCTATCGGCTCGTCACCGAGGAGTATCCCCCCACCACGGATCCGGGAGAGCACAGCGCCCGCCTCTGGTACCTGGACAGCGCCGGCCCCCGTGCGCCCTGGCGGCTCAACCCGAGGGTGGATCCCCAGCTGAGCACGCTCATCCTGCGCATGCTCGCGGTGCGCCCTGCGTTCCGAGGCACGGCCCGGGAGCTGGCGGGATTGTTGGAGCAGGAGGCTGAGTCCGCGGGTCCTCAAGCGGACCAGCCCCTGTTTGCCGGGCAGCCTTCCCCTCCGGTGCCACCCACGCAGAGGGAGAGCGAAACGCTCGTGTGGGCCGCAGCCGCCCCCGAGCAACACGAGCCACCTGCACCAGGGCTGGTGTGGCTACCGTGGCTGGGGGCTGGCATCGCCATCGTGCTGCTGCTGGTGCTCTGCCTGTGGTGGCAGGCGCTTGCGCCGCGACTGGAGGACAGGCCCGCGATTGCGTACCCATCCGAGCGCCCCGGTCTCGCCGGAGAGTTGGAGGACGGAGGCACCGTGGAGCTGGCACCCGCGGCGCTCACCGCTCCCATCAAGGAGTTCTCCATCCCTCGAGATTGGCCCGGACTCACCCTGGACATCCCCCGAGGGCCGCTACCTGGGCAGCGTCGGCCGGACATGACAGGCAAGTGCCGTCGGCAACGAGAGATCGCCATCAATGGCGGATGTTGGGTCGAGCTCGCCAATGAGAAGCCTCCTTGCGAGGAAGATGGCTATGCCTGGGGGGGAGCTTGCTACTACCCCGTGGTGGACAGTCCCAGGCAGCCCCTGTCCGACAACCCAGCACCGCTCCATGGCGAACACTGA
- a CDS encoding serine/threonine protein kinase yields the protein MDLSRAPELHPASLPPGTRVNNWRILKWRGRGTYGAVYRAVRIDSPQSEPVALKLALTPLDPRFEREVTLLSRLEHPHVPALLAHGQWEHTGHIYPYLVMQWVEGSSLYDWAATSNPSSRQAMRVLAQVARALQATHAAGGVHRDVKGDNLLVRADGQACLMDFGSSHHTGASLLTFEPLPPGTAAYRSPEAWRFAIEFNHLRTAHYPANPADDLFALGVTAYRLVTNEYPPATDPGDTHSRLWYVDGASPRTPWTLNSRVDPQLSALILRMLSVRPEARGTARELAGLLEEEVECAGPNADQPLFLRQPQLSAHVPRPEERVVAQQQVAAEKAAAARREAEELAQALASSQRAHPPAHGWMWMPWLGAGIAVLVLMLGTRQEAPGPLPEEEAPAVAQTERPDGGSSDGGTVELAQEVLTSHMKETELPQEWFGISLDVPPKPLPGQRRPDSTGQCRRRGEMTINDGCWVQVAGVSPPCDEGQYEWMGRCYSPVYAPLRQPTSKQPKPSHGTQ from the coding sequence ATGGACCTTTCGCGCGCACCTGAGCTGCATCCGGCTTCCCTGCCTCCGGGCACCCGAGTGAATAACTGGCGCATCCTCAAGTGGCGCGGCCGGGGCACCTATGGCGCCGTCTACCGCGCCGTCCGCATCGACTCGCCCCAGTCCGAGCCCGTAGCCCTCAAGCTGGCGCTCACCCCACTGGATCCCCGCTTCGAGCGAGAGGTGACGCTGCTGTCGCGCCTCGAGCACCCTCACGTGCCGGCATTGCTGGCGCACGGCCAGTGGGAGCATACGGGACACATCTACCCCTACCTCGTCATGCAATGGGTAGAGGGCTCATCGCTCTACGACTGGGCCGCCACCAGCAACCCCTCCTCGCGCCAGGCCATGCGGGTGCTGGCCCAGGTGGCTCGCGCGCTCCAGGCCACCCATGCGGCCGGCGGAGTCCACCGCGACGTAAAGGGAGACAACCTGCTGGTGCGGGCCGATGGCCAGGCCTGCCTCATGGACTTCGGCTCCAGCCACCACACGGGAGCATCACTGCTCACCTTCGAGCCGCTGCCTCCGGGGACTGCCGCATACCGCAGTCCCGAGGCCTGGCGCTTCGCCATCGAGTTCAACCATCTGCGCACCGCGCACTACCCGGCCAACCCAGCGGATGACCTCTTTGCTCTGGGCGTCACCGCTTATCGACTCGTCACCAACGAGTACCCGCCCGCCACGGATCCAGGCGATACCCACTCTCGCCTCTGGTACGTGGACGGAGCCAGCCCCCGTACTCCTTGGACACTCAACTCGAGAGTGGATCCCCAGCTGAGCGCCCTCATCCTGCGCATGCTCTCGGTGCGTCCCGAGGCCCGAGGCACGGCTCGGGAGCTGGCTGGATTGTTGGAGGAGGAAGTCGAGTGCGCGGGTCCCAACGCGGACCAGCCGCTGTTTCTCCGGCAGCCGCAACTGTCCGCTCACGTGCCGCGCCCAGAGGAGAGAGTCGTGGCCCAGCAGCAAGTCGCTGCCGAAAAGGCAGCGGCGGCGCGACGAGAGGCAGAGGAGCTTGCACAGGCTCTGGCTTCCTCCCAGCGTGCCCATCCGCCGGCTCATGGCTGGATGTGGATGCCCTGGCTGGGCGCGGGCATTGCCGTGCTGGTGCTCATGCTGGGAACGCGACAGGAAGCGCCTGGGCCACTCCCTGAGGAGGAAGCGCCCGCCGTTGCACAGACCGAAAGACCAGACGGAGGTAGTAGTGATGGCGGCACCGTGGAGTTAGCCCAGGAGGTCCTCACCTCGCACATGAAGGAGACCGAGCTTCCTCAAGAATGGTTCGGCATCAGCCTGGACGTACCTCCCAAGCCTCTTCCCGGGCAGCGTCGACCCGATAGCACCGGCCAATGTCGGCGGAGGGGTGAAATGACCATCAACGATGGGTGCTGGGTTCAGGTCGCAGGCGTGAGCCCTCCGTGCGATGAAGGTCAGTACGAATGGATGGGTCGTTGCTACAGCCCGGTCTATGCCCCACTCAGGCAGCCCACCTCGAAACAGCCGAAACCAAGCCATGGCACGCAATGA
- a CDS encoding bifunctional chorismate mutase/prephenate dehydratase, producing MADLPDLETLRKAIERIDDEILDALRRRMDLADDIAKTKLAAASPLRDPRREDLVLRKVREAAASRGLDPHELERIYRLIMDMSVARQQALIHRLDTTPLRVGYPGIEGSYSHLAARQRYAGRPGGVLLSGFETGREVLEALRRGELDLALLPIENTSAGSMNETYDLLAEGRAVITGELVSQVDHRLLGLPGAKLEDLRTVLSHPQAIAQCDTFLRKMPWIRPLPEFDTSGAALKVRELNDPTVAAIASESAAQRFGLVVLARDIQTASGDYTRFVEIAREAAPVPPDVPCKTSLMVVLEHRPGTLGQVLMQLAHRGVNLAKLESRPVPGEPWRYRFYLDVEGHAASAPLVAALKDLEPLTSSMLLLGTYPRAESPRE from the coding sequence ATGGCGGACCTTCCGGACCTCGAAACCCTCCGAAAAGCCATCGAGCGTATCGATGATGAGATCCTCGACGCCCTCCGGCGGCGGATGGATCTCGCGGACGACATCGCCAAGACCAAGCTAGCTGCGGCCTCCCCTCTCCGGGACCCTCGCCGCGAGGACCTCGTGCTCCGCAAGGTGCGCGAGGCCGCCGCGTCCCGGGGCCTGGATCCCCATGAGCTCGAGCGCATCTACCGGCTCATCATGGACATGTCCGTCGCCCGGCAGCAGGCGCTCATCCACCGGCTCGACACCACCCCCCTCCGGGTGGGCTACCCCGGCATCGAGGGCTCTTACAGCCACCTCGCCGCGCGCCAGCGCTACGCGGGCCGTCCCGGCGGCGTGCTCCTCTCCGGCTTCGAGACGGGCCGCGAGGTGTTGGAGGCCCTGCGCCGAGGCGAACTCGACCTCGCCCTGCTCCCCATCGAGAACACCTCCGCGGGCAGCATGAACGAAACCTACGACCTGCTCGCCGAGGGCCGCGCCGTCATTACTGGCGAGCTGGTGAGCCAGGTGGACCATCGGTTGCTCGGCCTGCCTGGAGCGAAGCTCGAAGACCTGCGCACCGTGCTGTCCCACCCGCAGGCCATCGCGCAGTGCGACACCTTCCTGCGCAAGATGCCGTGGATCCGCCCCCTGCCCGAGTTCGACACCAGCGGCGCGGCCCTCAAGGTGCGCGAGCTGAACGATCCCACCGTAGCCGCCATCGCCAGCGAGTCAGCCGCCCAGCGCTTCGGGCTGGTGGTGCTGGCGCGCGACATCCAGACCGCCTCCGGCGACTACACGCGCTTCGTGGAGATTGCCCGCGAGGCCGCGCCCGTTCCTCCGGACGTGCCCTGCAAGACGTCGCTGATGGTGGTGCTGGAGCACCGCCCCGGCACGCTCGGGCAGGTGCTGATGCAACTGGCCCATCGCGGAGTGAACCTCGCCAAGCTGGAGTCCCGCCCCGTCCCGGGCGAGCCCTGGCGCTACCGCTTTTATCTGGACGTGGAGGGCCACGCGGCCTCCGCCCCTCTCGTCGCGGCGCTCAAGGACCTCGAGCCCCTTACCTCCTCCATGCTCCTGCTCGGCACCTATCCACGCGCGGAGTCTCCTCGTGAGTAG
- the pheA gene encoding prephenate dehydratase, which translates to MSRLRIAFQGERGAYGEEATNALFGPTGEAVPLSSFRAVFEAVAQGRVDGGVVPVENSIAGSVTENVDLLLEFPLSITGELSLPIHHCLLAPAGTALADVERALSHPQALAQCAGFLRQRGITPVAEADTAGSARRVAEQRPPRTAAIASRTAAGLYGLTVLQEGIEDAPDNHTRFVAMSAVPAQQGPRSKTALALTMENVPGALYRVLGAFATRGLGVQRLEPRPLKRPGEYVFCLDVAGSREEPAMAEALDEAARSCRSFRVLGSYRVAG; encoded by the coding sequence GTGAGTAGGCTCCGGATCGCCTTCCAGGGCGAGCGTGGCGCCTACGGCGAGGAGGCCACCAACGCCCTCTTCGGCCCCACGGGGGAAGCCGTCCCCCTCTCCTCCTTCCGCGCCGTCTTCGAAGCCGTGGCCCAGGGCCGGGTGGATGGCGGCGTGGTGCCGGTGGAGAACTCCATCGCCGGCTCGGTCACGGAGAACGTGGACCTGCTGCTGGAGTTCCCGCTGTCCATCACCGGCGAGCTCTCGCTGCCCATCCACCACTGCCTCCTCGCGCCGGCGGGGACGGCGCTGGCGGACGTCGAACGCGCCCTCTCACACCCCCAGGCCCTGGCCCAGTGCGCTGGCTTCCTGCGCCAGCGCGGCATCACCCCCGTGGCGGAGGCGGACACGGCGGGCAGCGCGAGGCGGGTGGCGGAGCAGCGCCCTCCCCGCACCGCCGCCATCGCCAGCCGGACCGCGGCGGGGCTCTATGGCCTCACGGTGCTCCAGGAGGGCATCGAGGACGCGCCGGACAACCACACCCGCTTCGTCGCGATGTCCGCCGTTCCCGCGCAACAGGGCCCTCGAAGCAAGACAGCGCTGGCGCTCACCATGGAGAACGTCCCCGGGGCGCTCTACCGCGTCCTGGGCGCGTTCGCCACGCGAGGCCTCGGCGTGCAGCGGCTGGAGCCCCGCCCCCTGAAGCGCCCAGGCGAGTACGTCTTCTGTCTGGACGTCGCGGGTTCCCGCGAGGAACCCGCCATGGCCGAAGCCCTCGACGAGGCGGCGCGCTCCTGCCGCTCGTTCCGGGTGCTGGGCAGCTACCGCGTCGCCGGCTGA